In Candidatus Polarisedimenticolia bacterium, the DNA window AGATGGCCCAGCTGCATGACCGCGCCGAGCGACAGGAAGAAAGCCACGAGGACCGTTCCGCAGGCGATGATTCCCACCACCGGCTTGGACAGGCGCCGTCCCAGCAGGCCGTTGAGGACGAAGCCGGCCAGGGGAAGCAGCGGAATGAGATAGAGGGCTTTCAGCACGATGAACGCAGCCTCACCACTTCATCAGGTTGACGTCGTCGACGTCGACGCTCTGACGCTTGCGGAACACGGCGATGACGATGCCTAGCCCGACGGCGGCTTCCGCCGCCGCCACGGTCATCACGAAGAAGATGAAGATATGGCCCGCCATGGAGCGCAGCTCGTAGGCGTAGGCCGCGAAGGTCAGGTTCACGGCGTTGAGCATCAGCTCGATGCACATCAGGATGACGATGGCGTTGCGGCGCACCAGGACGCCCACCACGCCGATGGTGAAGAGCACGGCGGCCACCAGGGGAAGGAAGGAGGTGATCATGTCTCCTTCCTGCGCGCCAGCATGACCGCGCCGATCATCGCCACCACCAGCAGGACCGAGGCTGCCTCGAACTGGAGCAGATAATCGGTGAACAGCAGCCGGCCGATCTCCTCGGCGCCGCCGAAATCGCTCGAGAAGGACCCGGTGAAGGTCTCCACCGGTGCGCTGCGCCGCCACAGCGCCCGCCAGAGCACCGCCACCAACAGCGGCCCGCCCACGAAGGCGAGGGTCCGCTGGATCTTCCAGGTCGGCTTCGACACCTCCTCCTGGCGCAGATTCAGCAGCATCACCACGAAGACGAACAGCACCATGATGGCGCCGGCGTAGACGATGATCTGGATGACGAACAGGAACTGCCCCTGCAGGATCAGGAAGAAGAGCGCGATGCAGACCAGGTTCACGATCAGGAAGACGACGCTGACCATCGGGTTGCGATGGAACACCACCATCAGCGCCGAGAAGATCGCCAGGAACGCGATCACGTTGACCAGGAGCATCTGCACGCTCACAGCCACCCCTTCAGGATGGCATAGGCGGTGACGAAGATCTGGAACAGCGCCAGGGGGAACAGCCCTTTCCAGCCCAGGTCCATGAGCTGGTCGAACCGGAAGCGGGGCAGCGTCCAGCGGACCCAGACGAAGAGGAACAGGAAGAAGGAGGTCTTCAGGAGGAACGCGAGGACCTGGAGCACGGAGACGGTCCAGGCGGGAAAGCCTGCCCCCGCCAGCCCCGGCACCTGCCAGCCGCCGAAATAGAGCGTCACCATCAACGCCGAGGCGGTGATCATGTTGGCGTACTCGGCCATCATGAACATCGCGAATTTCATGCTGGAGTACTCGGTGTGGTACCCGGCCACCAGCTCCGACTCGCATTCGGGGAGATCGAACGGCGCGCGGTTGGTCTCGGCGAAGGCGGCCACCATGAAGATGAGGCAACCGAGCGGCTGGAAGAAGGCGTTCCAGTGGAAGCCCGACTGCGCCTCCACCACGTCGCTCAGACGCAGCGAGCCGGTGGCCATCAGGACGCCGATCACCGACAGCCCCATCGCCAGCTCGTAGCTGATCAGCTGCGCCGAGGAGCGCAATCCGCCCATCAGCGAGTACTTGTTGTTGGAAGACCACCCTGCCAGCGCGATGCCGTAGACCCCCATCGCCGACATGGCGAAGATGAACAGGATGCCGACATTCAGGTCGGTGACGCGCAGGTCGATATCGCGGCCGAAGAGGTGGATCTTGTTGCCGAAGGGGATCACCGCCGAGCCGAGAAGCGACGGGATGAAGATCAGCATCGGCGCCAGGATGTAGAAAGGCTTGTAGACGTGCGGCGGGACGACGTCCTCCTTGAAGAGGAACTTGATCCCGTCGGCAATCGGCTGGAGCAGCCCGGCGGGGCCGACGCGGTTGGGCCCGAGGCGATCCTGGATGATGCCGGCGACGCGCCGCTCCACCCAGGTCATATAGGTGACCGCCCCCATGACGAGCGCGATGACGAAGGCGACCTTCGCCACCGACTCGACCAGGAAGGCCATCGTCTCGGAATCCACCGTTTCTCCTAGCTCCGGCCTTCTATTGACGGGCCTCCCCGGCCCGTGAGCGCCGGCTCGATCGACACGCCGGCTTTGCCGAGCGCCGGGGTGTCCAGGCCGGAAAGGCCGGGGACCTGCGCCACCGCCCGGCGGAACGCCTCGCGGAAGCTCTTCGGGACCTCGAACGGCGCGCCCTCGAGACGCGCGGCGATCTCGTACAACGGCTTCCAGGCGGGATCTGCCTCGCCCGGCGGGCGCAGACCGGGGCGCAGCAGCTGCATCCTCCCCTGGAAGTTGACCAGGCTGCCGTCCTGCTCGCCGTAGGCGGTCACCGGCAGCGCCAGATCCGCCGCCTGCGCGGTGCGCGTGGCACGCCAATCCAGAACCAGCAGGAAATCGAGCGCCTCGCGCATCTTCTTCCCGCGCTCTCCGAGTCCCTCGAGGACATCTTCCCGCAGGACCACCAGGGCGCGGATCTTGCCCGTCTCCACCGCCGCGATCAGATCCTCGAGCTTGATGTTGGCGCCCCCGACGAGGCGGGCGCCGGCGGAGTTGGCCGTCTTGTCCTTGCGCAGGAGAAGGTCGTCGTCCTCGCCGTGCTCGTGCACCGGCAGCGCGATGCGGGTCCCCCCGACGCGCTGGATCAGCTCGCGCAGGGCGTGCTGCTCCTCGACGGTGGCATGGCCCGAGGTGATCGCGGCGACGGCGGCGCCGCCGTGCTGGCGGGCGATCTCGGCGAGCCGCGCCGCCGCCTGCTCCCAGGCCGACTCGGCCTGGAGGTCGCGTCCTCCTCCGGCCGCCTCCTCCGCGGCGGAGACGGCGCGCATCAGGCGATCGTCCACCTGGTAGCGCTGGTAGGAGAATCTCCCCTCGTCGCACATCCAGCTGCCGTTCACCGCGTCGTTTTCGCGCGGCTTCATCCGCCAGATGCGGTTCTCGTCGATCCCGAGGTTGACGTTGCAGCCGCGGGCGCAGCCGGCGCAGATCGACGCGGTGTTCTTGAGGAACCAGACGCGCTTTTTGAAGCGGAACTCCTTCACCGTCAGGGCGCCCACCGGGCAGATGTCTGCCGTGCAGCCGGAATAAAGGTTGTCGAGGCTGCGTCCGGGGAAGGTGCCGATGATCGAATGATCGCCGCGGTTGAAATATCCCAGCTCGCTGGTGTGGGTCACCTCGTCGCAGAAGCGGATGCAGCGGGTGCACTTGATGCAGCGCTCGGCGTCGAAGACGATGTGCGGTCCCAGCAGCACCCCCTTCTCGCCGTGGACCTTCTCCCCCTCGAAGCGGCTGCCGCCGGTGCCGAAGCGGAAGGAGTAGTCCTGCAGGACGCACTCCCCGGCCTGATCGCAGATGGGGCAGTCGAGCGGATGGTTGATGAGCAGGAACTCCATCACCCCCTCGCGGGCTTTTATCGCCTTCTCGCTGCGGGTGCGCACGATCATCCCGGGGGCGACCTTGGTGGAGCAGGCAATCTGGTTCTTCGGGACCTTTTCGATGTCGACGAGGCACATCCGGCAGTTGCCGGCGATCGACAGGCGCGGGTGGTAGCAGAAGTGCGGGATCTCGACGCCAAGCTTGCGCGCCGCCTCGATCAGGTTCGTCCCGGGCGGGACGGTGACCTCCTGGCCGTCGATGTTGAGCGTGACCTGATCGGTGGGCTGGGGCTGATCGGGCATGCTTTCCTTTACACCAGGACCGGCGACGGCTTCGCCAGGCACCGCTTGTTGTCGACGTGGTACTGGAACTCGTCGCGGAACGTCTTGACGTAGCTGCGCACCGGCATCGCCACGGCGTCGCCCAGCGGGCAGATGGTGTTCCCCTGGATCCGATCGCTCAGGTCCACCAGCAGATCCAGGTCGGAGGATTTCCCCTCGCCGCGCTCCAGGCGCTCGAGAATCTGGACGTACCAGCCGGTCCCTTCGCGGCAGGGGGTGCACTGGCCGCACGACTCGTGGGCGTAGAAGCGCGCCAGATTCAGCAGCGCGTCGACGATGCAGACGGAGTCGTCCATGACGATGACGCCGGCCGAGCCGAGCATCGTCCCGGCGGCGGCCAGCGAATCGAAATCCATCAGGACGTCGACCTTGTCGGCCGTCAGGATCGGCACCGACGAACCGCCCGGGATCACCGCCTTGAGCGGCAGGTCGCGCAGCATGCCGCCGCCATGCTCGTAGATCAGCTCCTTCAGCGGCACGCCCAACGGAAACTCGTAGACTCCCGGCTTGCGGACATGCCCCGACAGGCAATAGAGCTTCGGCCCGGAGTTCTTGGGGCGGCCGATGGCGGCGTACCAGCTCGACCCCATCTCCACGATCATCGGGACGTTGGCCACCGTCTCGACGTTGTTCACCGAGGTCGGCTTGCCGTAGAGCCCCACCTGCGCCGGGAACGGCGGCTTGAGGCGCGGCATGCCGCGCTTGCCTTCGAGCGATTCGAGCAGCGCCGTCTCCTCGCCGCAGATGTAGGCCCCCGCGCCGCGGTAGACGGTGATCTCGCAGTCATAGCCGCTCCCGAAGAGGTTCTTGCCGATGAAGCCGGCGGCCCGCGCCTCCTCGATCGCCTTCATCAGGATCCGGTAGGGATAGACGAACTCCCCCCGTATATAGATGTAGCCGTGCCGGCACCCGACCGCGTAGCAGCCGATGAGAAAACCCTCCAGGACCAGGTGCGGATCCCGCTCCATCAGAAGGCGATCCTTGAAGGTTCCCGGCTCGCTTTCGTCGGCATTGAGGACCAGGTACTTCTCGCCCGGCCCTTTCGGCATGAAGCTCCACTTCATCCCCGTCGGAAATCCCGCGCCGCCGCGCCCGCGAAGTCCGGAAGCCTTCACTTCTTCGATGACCTGCTCGGGAGTCATCTCCTTCAGCGCCCGCTCCAGCGCGCGATAGCCGCCCGACTCGCGATAGGCCGCGAGACTGGCGGAGTCGGGACGGTGGATGTTCTTGAGCAGCAGCGGGCGGTAGGCTTCGGGGCTCATTTCATTCCCGCCAGCAAGGCGTCGACCCTCTCCAGGGTCAGGTTCTCGTGGAAATCGTCGTTGACCTGCATCATCGGCGCGGTGCCGCACGAGCCGAGGCACTCCACCCGGACGAGCGAGAAGCGGCCGTCGGGCGTCACCTGCCCTTCCTTGATTCCATGCTTCTTGTCGAGATGCTGCAGGATCTCCTCGCAGCCGCGCAGCCGGCAAGACAGCGTCTTGCAGACCTGCAGGTGATGGCGGCCCGGCGGGGTCAGGCGGAACATGGTGTAGAAGGTCACCACGCCGGCGACGTGCGCCACCGGCACGGAGAGCTTCTCGGCCGCCCAGACCTGGGCTTCTTCGCTGAGGTAGCCCTGGTCCTGCTGAATGAGGTGCAGGATCGCCAGCAGCGCCGATTCGGGATGCGGGTACTCGGCGATCGCCGCGTCAATCTTGGCGAGCACTTCCTTGCTGGGCGTCACCGGTCCACCTCCCCCATGACGGGATCGAGGCTGGCCACGATCGCCACCAGATCCGAGATCATCATCCCCTTCGCCATCTCCGGGATGGCCTGCAGGCTGACGAACGATGGAGAGCGGATCTTCATCCGGTAGGGAGATTTCCCCTTTTCGCTCTTGATGTAGAAGCCCAGCTCTCCTTTGGGGGCTTCGATGGCCTGATAGACCTCGCCGGCCGGAGCCGGAAACCCTTCGGTGACGATGATGAACTGGTGGATCAGCTCCTCCATGCTGGTGAGGACCTTGCGCTTGGTCGGAAGGACCACCTTGGGATCGTCGGCGTTGACCGGGCCGGAGGGCATGCTGGCCACCACCTGCTCCAGGATGCGGACGCTCTGGCGCATCTCCTCGATGCGCACCAGGTAGCGGTCGTAGCAATCCCCCGTCGTGCCGATCGGCACCTCGAAGCTGTACTGCTCGTAGCCGGAATAGGGGAACGCCTTGCGCACGTCGTATTCCACCCCCGAGGCGCGCAGGTTGGGGCCGGAAAGGCCCAGCGCGATGGCGTCGGTCGCGGAGATCTTGCCGATGTTCTCGGTGCGCTTCAGCCAGATGTTGTTGCGCGTCAGCAGGTCCTCGTATTCCTTGATCGTCGCCGGGAAGGACTTCAGGAAGTCGTGCAACTGCGGCAGCAGCGCCGGCGGGATGTCGCGCGCCAGGCCCCCGACGCGCGGGTAGCTGGTGGTCAGCCGCGTGCCGGTGATCATCTCGATGAAGTTGTACAGCGTCTCGCGCTCGCGGAAGGTGTGGAAGAAGACGGTGGCGGCGCCCAGGTCCAGCGCCCCGGTCCCCAGCCACAGCAGGTGCGCCGAGATGCGGGCGATCTCGCAGCACAGGACGCGGATGGCGCGGCAGCGCGGCGGCACCTCCAGCCCGATCAGCTTCTCCACCGCCAGGACGAACCCGACGTTGTTCGACAGCGGCGCCAGGTAGTCGAGCCGATCGGTATAGGGGATGAACTGGTGGTAGGTCATGCTCTCGGCGATCTTCTCCATGCCGCGATGCAGGTAGCCGACGTGCGGGATGACGCGGCGCACCACCTCCCCGTCCAGCTCCACCACCAGCCGCAGGACGCCATGCGTGCTGGGGTGCTGCGGCCCCATGTTGATGGTGACCGTCTCGGGAGAGAGGGGATCCGGGGGTCTCGGCTGCGGCTCGATCTCGTGCATCGCCCGACTCAGGCCTCCAGCGGGAAGTCTTTGCGCAAGGGGTGCCCGTCGAAGTCGTCGGGCATCAGGATGCGCCGCAGATCGGGATGGTTGTCGAAGCGGATGCCGACCAGGTCGAAAGCCTCGCGCTCGTGCCAGTCGGCGCCGCGCCAGACGCCGGTGACGCTGGCGATCTTCCCCTCCTCGCCCAGTCGCGTGCGCAGCCGCAGCCGCCGGCGGCGCGGCAGCGAGAGAAGGTGATAGACGACCTCGTAGCTGTAGACCCGCTCCAGGTAGTGGATCCCGGTGATATCGACCAGGAAGTCGAACCCCATCTCCGGGTCTTCCTTCAGAAAGCGGCAGATATCGACGATCTTTGCGGCATCGACGACCAGCGTGTCCTCGCCGCGGAAGTAGACGACTTCCTGAAGGGCCTCGCCGAAGCGCTCCCGGACTTTTTCGACCTCGCGCGGCTCCGAGCCCATCGCCTCAGTCCCAGTCCAAAGCGCCGCGGCGCAGGATGTAGAGGTAGCCCAGCAGCAGCACGCCGATGAAGACCGCCATCTCGTAGAAGGCGGGCTCGCCAAGCTGGCGGAAGACGGTGGCCCACGGGAAAAGGTAGGCCGCTTCGATGTCGAACAGGATGAAGAGCATCGCCACCAGGTAGAACTTCACCGAGAAGCGATTGCTCTGCGCATCCTGGAAGGGGGGCAGCCCGCACTCGTAGGGGGTCAGATCGGTGTGCCCGCGCTTCGAGGCGCGCCGTCCCAGCAGCCACGAAAGAAGGATCATCCCGCCGGCCATCGCGACCGCGATGGTGGCCTGCACGAGGATCGGGAAGAAGTGGTCGGACACCGGGAGGGCGCTCCC includes these proteins:
- the nuoK gene encoding NADH-quinone oxidoreductase subunit NuoK, with the protein product MITSFLPLVAAVLFTIGVVGVLVRRNAIVILMCIELMLNAVNLTFAAYAYELRSMAGHIFIFFVMTVAAAEAAVGLGIVIAVFRKRQSVDVDDVNLMKW
- a CDS encoding NADH-quinone oxidoreductase subunit J, whose translation is MSVQMLLVNVIAFLAIFSALMVVFHRNPMVSVVFLIVNLVCIALFFLILQGQFLFVIQIIVYAGAIMVLFVFVVMLLNLRQEEVSKPTWKIQRTLAFVGGPLLVAVLWRALWRRSAPVETFTGSFSSDFGGAEEIGRLLFTDYLLQFEAASVLLVVAMIGAVMLARRKET
- the nuoH gene encoding NADH-quinone oxidoreductase subunit NuoH, whose protein sequence is MDSETMAFLVESVAKVAFVIALVMGAVTYMTWVERRVAGIIQDRLGPNRVGPAGLLQPIADGIKFLFKEDVVPPHVYKPFYILAPMLIFIPSLLGSAVIPFGNKIHLFGRDIDLRVTDLNVGILFIFAMSAMGVYGIALAGWSSNNKYSLMGGLRSSAQLISYELAMGLSVIGVLMATGSLRLSDVVEAQSGFHWNAFFQPLGCLIFMVAAFAETNRAPFDLPECESELVAGYHTEYSSMKFAMFMMAEYANMITASALMVTLYFGGWQVPGLAGAGFPAWTVSVLQVLAFLLKTSFFLFLFVWVRWTLPRFRFDQLMDLGWKGLFPLALFQIFVTAYAILKGWL
- a CDS encoding 2Fe-2S iron-sulfur cluster-binding protein, whose protein sequence is MPDQPQPTDQVTLNIDGQEVTVPPGTNLIEAARKLGVEIPHFCYHPRLSIAGNCRMCLVDIEKVPKNQIACSTKVAPGMIVRTRSEKAIKAREGVMEFLLINHPLDCPICDQAGECVLQDYSFRFGTGGSRFEGEKVHGEKGVLLGPHIVFDAERCIKCTRCIRFCDEVTHTSELGYFNRGDHSIIGTFPGRSLDNLYSGCTADICPVGALTVKEFRFKKRVWFLKNTASICAGCARGCNVNLGIDENRIWRMKPRENDAVNGSWMCDEGRFSYQRYQVDDRLMRAVSAAEEAAGGGRDLQAESAWEQAAARLAEIARQHGGAAVAAITSGHATVEEQHALRELIQRVGGTRIALPVHEHGEDDDLLLRKDKTANSAGARLVGGANIKLEDLIAAVETGKIRALVVLREDVLEGLGERGKKMREALDFLLVLDWRATRTAQAADLALPVTAYGEQDGSLVNFQGRMQLLRPGLRPPGEADPAWKPLYEIAARLEGAPFEVPKSFREAFRRAVAQVPGLSGLDTPALGKAGVSIEPALTGRGGPSIEGRS
- the nuoF gene encoding NADH-quinone oxidoreductase subunit NuoF yields the protein MSPEAYRPLLLKNIHRPDSASLAAYRESGGYRALERALKEMTPEQVIEEVKASGLRGRGGAGFPTGMKWSFMPKGPGEKYLVLNADESEPGTFKDRLLMERDPHLVLEGFLIGCYAVGCRHGYIYIRGEFVYPYRILMKAIEEARAAGFIGKNLFGSGYDCEITVYRGAGAYICGEETALLESLEGKRGMPRLKPPFPAQVGLYGKPTSVNNVETVANVPMIVEMGSSWYAAIGRPKNSGPKLYCLSGHVRKPGVYEFPLGVPLKELIYEHGGGMLRDLPLKAVIPGGSSVPILTADKVDVLMDFDSLAAAGTMLGSAGVIVMDDSVCIVDALLNLARFYAHESCGQCTPCREGTGWYVQILERLERGEGKSSDLDLLVDLSDRIQGNTICPLGDAVAMPVRSYVKTFRDEFQYHVDNKRCLAKPSPVLV
- the nuoE gene encoding NADH-quinone oxidoreductase subunit NuoE gives rise to the protein MTPSKEVLAKIDAAIAEYPHPESALLAILHLIQQDQGYLSEEAQVWAAEKLSVPVAHVAGVVTFYTMFRLTPPGRHHLQVCKTLSCRLRGCEEILQHLDKKHGIKEGQVTPDGRFSLVRVECLGSCGTAPMMQVNDDFHENLTLERVDALLAGMK
- the nuoD gene encoding NADH dehydrogenase (quinone) subunit D — protein: MHEIEPQPRPPDPLSPETVTINMGPQHPSTHGVLRLVVELDGEVVRRVIPHVGYLHRGMEKIAESMTYHQFIPYTDRLDYLAPLSNNVGFVLAVEKLIGLEVPPRCRAIRVLCCEIARISAHLLWLGTGALDLGAATVFFHTFRERETLYNFIEMITGTRLTTSYPRVGGLARDIPPALLPQLHDFLKSFPATIKEYEDLLTRNNIWLKRTENIGKISATDAIALGLSGPNLRASGVEYDVRKAFPYSGYEQYSFEVPIGTTGDCYDRYLVRIEEMRQSVRILEQVVASMPSGPVNADDPKVVLPTKRKVLTSMEELIHQFIIVTEGFPAPAGEVYQAIEAPKGELGFYIKSEKGKSPYRMKIRSPSFVSLQAIPEMAKGMMISDLVAIVASLDPVMGEVDR
- a CDS encoding NADH-quinone oxidoreductase subunit C; this encodes MGSEPREVEKVRERFGEALQEVVYFRGEDTLVVDAAKIVDICRFLKEDPEMGFDFLVDITGIHYLERVYSYEVVYHLLSLPRRRRLRLRTRLGEEGKIASVTGVWRGADWHEREAFDLVGIRFDNHPDLRRILMPDDFDGHPLRKDFPLEA
- the ndhC gene encoding NADH-quinone oxidoreductase subunit A; translation: MSDHFFPILVQATIAVAMAGGMILLSWLLGRRASKRGHTDLTPYECGLPPFQDAQSNRFSVKFYLVAMLFILFDIEAAYLFPWATVFRQLGEPAFYEMAVFIGVLLLGYLYILRRGALDWD